One part of the Qingrenia yutianensis genome encodes these proteins:
- the hydG gene encoding [FeFe] hydrogenase H-cluster radical SAM maturase HydG, translated as MYKYDKKSLIADEFINDEEIRKTLEYAEQNKNNEALIDEILEKARPYKTDKGTFCRGLDHREASVLLACEIPEKIEKMYALAEEIKKAFYGNRIVIFAPLYLSNYCVNGCVYCPYHAVNKHIPRKKLTQEEIKNEVIALQNMGHKRLAIEAGEDPVNNPLEYILESIKTIYSIKNKHGEIRRVNVNIAATDVESYRKLKEAGIGTYILFQETYHKESYLQLHPTGPKHDYNYHTEAMDRAMEGGIDDVGLGVLFGLEMYKYEFAGLLMHAEHLEAVHGVGPHTISVPRIKKADDIDPNVFDNGISDDIFAKICALIRIAVPYTGMIISTRESQAVREKVIRLGVSQISGGSRTSVGGYTEKERPHDTEQFDVSDQRTLDEVLRWLMNMGYIPSFCTACYREGRTGDRFMSLCKSGQIQNCCHPNALMTLKEFLMDYASPETVKAGEALINKELENIPKEKVKNICIENLKKIEEGIRDFRF; from the coding sequence ATGTATAAATACGACAAAAAATCGCTCATTGCGGACGAATTTATCAATGACGAAGAAATCAGAAAAACGCTCGAATACGCCGAGCAAAACAAAAACAACGAGGCGTTAATCGACGAAATTCTTGAAAAAGCACGTCCGTATAAAACAGACAAAGGCACGTTTTGCAGAGGTCTTGACCACAGAGAGGCATCGGTGCTTTTGGCGTGCGAAATTCCCGAAAAAATAGAAAAAATGTATGCGCTCGCCGAGGAGATTAAAAAAGCTTTTTACGGCAACAGAATTGTTATTTTTGCACCTCTTTATCTTTCAAACTACTGTGTAAACGGCTGTGTATACTGTCCTTATCACGCGGTTAACAAGCACATTCCGCGCAAAAAACTCACACAGGAGGAAATTAAAAACGAGGTTATCGCGCTTCAGAATATGGGACATAAGCGTCTTGCAATCGAGGCAGGCGAAGACCCTGTTAACAATCCGCTTGAATACATTCTCGAAAGCATAAAAACTATTTATTCAATAAAAAACAAGCACGGCGAAATAAGACGCGTTAACGTAAATATTGCCGCAACAGACGTTGAAAGTTACCGAAAGCTTAAAGAGGCGGGAATCGGCACATATATCCTTTTCCAGGAAACCTATCATAAAGAAAGTTATCTTCAGCTCCACCCCACAGGTCCCAAGCACGACTATAATTATCACACCGAGGCTATGGACAGAGCTATGGAGGGCGGTATTGATGATGTTGGACTGGGCGTTTTGTTCGGCCTTGAAATGTATAAATACGAATTTGCCGGACTTTTGATGCACGCTGAACATCTTGAGGCGGTGCACGGCGTAGGTCCTCACACAATAAGCGTTCCGCGAATTAAAAAAGCGGACGACATCGACCCGAACGTATTTGACAACGGCATAAGCGACGATATTTTCGCAAAAATATGCGCGCTTATAAGAATTGCCGTTCCGTATACGGGTATGATTATCTCAACGCGCGAGAGCCAGGCGGTGAGAGAAAAGGTTATAAGACTCGGCGTTTCGCAGATAAGCGGAGGCTCGAGAACGTCGGTCGGCGGATATACCGAGAAGGAACGTCCGCACGATACAGAGCAGTTTGACGTTTCCGACCAGCGCACGCTCGACGAGGTGTTAAGATGGCTTATGAATATGGGATATATCCCCTCTTTCTGCACCGCGTGCTACCGCGAGGGCAGAACGGGCGACAGGTTTATGTCGCTGTGCAAGTCGGGACAAATTCAGAATTGCTGTCACCCCAACGCGCTTATGACGCTCAAAGAATTTTTGATGGATTATGCGTCGCCCGAAACGGTGAAAGCAGGCGAGGCGCTTATAAATAAAGAACTTGAAAACATTCCGAAAGAAAAAGTTAAAAATATTTGCATTGAAAATCTTAAAAAAATTGAAGAAGGAATAAGAGATTTCAGATTTTAA
- a CDS encoding TM1266 family iron-only hydrogenase system putative regulator: MEETRVALISIIVENIEKTEELNRILHEYKDYIIGRMGIPYKAKNISVISVAVDAPQDETNALTGKLGRIDGISTKTTFSNH; encoded by the coding sequence ATGGAAGAAACAAGAGTTGCGCTTATTTCAATTATCGTGGAGAATATCGAAAAAACCGAAGAATTGAACAGAATTTTGCACGAATATAAAGATTATATAATAGGCAGAATGGGAATTCCGTATAAAGCGAAAAATATTTCGGTGATAAGTGTTGCCGTTGACGCACCGCAGGACGAAACCAATGCGCTGACGGGCAAACTCGGCAGAATTGACGGCATAAGCACAAAA